CGCGTTCGAGATCGGCAAGGCCCACTACGACCTCGGCAACGACCTGTTCCAGGCCATGCTGGGCAAGCGGCTGGTGTACTCCTGCGGCTACTGGGCCAGGGCCGACAACCTCGACGACGCGCAGGCGGCCAAGCTCGACCTGGTCTGCCGCAAGCTGCAACTGAAGACCGGCCAGCGCGTGCTGGACATCGGCTGCGGCTGGGGCGAGGCGCTGAAATACGCCGCCGAGCGCTACGGCATCGAAGGCGTCGGCATCACCGTCTCGCAGCAGCAGGCCGACTACGCCCGCGAACTGTGCGCCGGCCTGCCGATCGAAATCCGCCTGCAGGACTACCACGACATCAACGAGCAGTTCGACGCGGTGTTCTCCATCGGCATGTTCGAGCACGTCGGCGGCAAGAACTACCGCGCCTACTTCGAGACCGTGCGCCGCTGCCTCAAGGACGACGGACTGTCGCTGCTGCACTGCATCGGCAGCAACCGCGCGCCGGCGCAGACAGACCCGTGGATCGAGAAATACATCTTCCCCAACTCGATGATCCCCGCCGCCAGCCAGGTCACCACCGCGCTGGAGGACCTGTTCGTGATCGAGGACTGGCACAACTTCGGCGCCGACTACGACCGCACCCTGACCGCGTGGCGCGCCAACATCGAAGCGGCGTGGCCGAGCCTGCCGCCCAGCTACGACGAACGCTTCCGCCGCATGTGGCGCTACTACCTCGCGGTCTCCTCCGCGGTGTTCCGCAGCCGCCGCGACCAGCTGTGGCAAATCACTCTCAGCCCGAACGGCGTGCCCGGCGGCTATCGCGTGCCGCGCTGATCCAGCATGGGACCACGCAAAGTGGGCTGCCCGCGTCGAGCGAGCGGCTCAGTTGCCTGACTTGATCCGGTCCAGTGTCGATCGGGCGACCGTATCGACCAGGTCGGCGGGACCGGAAATGCTCAACCCGATATAGGTTTCCGCCTCGATCAGCAACGACTGCTGGCCAAGCATCACGTTGAACGCCTCGATTTCCTGGGAGCCTGCGATGTCGATCGACCGGTCCAGCGCGGTCGCACCCATGGATCGCAGAACGCGCAACAGCACCTCGCGCAGCTGTTGATCGTATTCATTGCCAAGAACGACGGACTTGTTTTCGTTGCTCATGTCAGAAACCCGGAACCCTTCCGCCGGTACGGCAGGCCGATTCAATGATGTCATCCAACGCTTGTCATGTGCGCAGCCAGTCTGGCGTCGCCCAACATCTTCGCCACATTGCAAGCGAGCGCCGCTGAGCACCCGCTTGCGCGTTTTATGCTAAACATCCGCACTCGGGGGTGCATGATCTGCTTCGTGCATTTCAGAAAGGCGCACGGAGGGGACATGCGGGAACAGGGACACGGCCAGGTCTACCGATGCGGAGTCCACACCATTTCGCCGGCAACCAGGCGGCTGCATCGCGACGGCTGCAAGGTCGACATCGAAGCCAAGGTGTTCGACCTGATCCTGCTGCTGCTCGAAAACCGCGAGCGCGCGCTGGGCAAGCAGGAAGTCATCACCGCGTTGTGGGGCCACCGGCCGATCACCGACGCCGCGCTCAGCCAGTTGCTGCACAAGGCGCGCCGCGCGCTCGACGACGATGGCGAACGCCAGGCGGTGATCCGCACCGTGTATGGCCGCGGTCTGCAATGGGTGGCTCCGGTCGAGCTGGTCGCGGAAGAGACGCCCGCCGCCGCGGACGACACCGTGGACGAAGCGCTCGCACCGTCACCGTCACCGTCACGGTCATCGTCATCGCCGCGGCGATATCGCGGGTGGCTAGGGTTCGCTGCGCTGGCCGTGCTGGGTGCGCTGTCGTTGTGGCTCATC
This is a stretch of genomic DNA from Rhodanobacter sp. FDAARGOS 1247. It encodes these proteins:
- the cfa gene encoding cyclopropane fatty acyl phospholipid synthase, producing the protein MSQDDLKDRASQLLEQAGIHIDGNAPIDLRVHDDRLYPRVFAHGSLGLGEAYMDGWWDADDLPGLCTRLLTAGLDQELKTLDTLLAHLKARFINLQRGERAFEIGKAHYDLGNDLFQAMLGKRLVYSCGYWARADNLDDAQAAKLDLVCRKLQLKTGQRVLDIGCGWGEALKYAAERYGIEGVGITVSQQQADYARELCAGLPIEIRLQDYHDINEQFDAVFSIGMFEHVGGKNYRAYFETVRRCLKDDGLSLLHCIGSNRAPAQTDPWIEKYIFPNSMIPAASQVTTALEDLFVIEDWHNFGADYDRTLTAWRANIEAAWPSLPPSYDERFRRMWRYYLAVSSAVFRSRRDQLWQITLSPNGVPGGYRVPR